From Streptomyces sp. HUAS MG91, the proteins below share one genomic window:
- a CDS encoding sugar phosphate isomerase/epimerase family protein has product MTRTAQLATPRWGYGTNGLTDLRLDDALALLADLGYDGVGLTLDHMHLDPLAPDLAARTRRVARTLHRHHLTATVETGARYVLDPRRKHGPSLLDPDPDARAARARLLVRAVQVAADLGAHAVHCFSGITPDNTDRDTAWKRLADALDPVLNAADDAGIPLAIEPEPGHLLATLADFHHLRRALGSPNALGLTLDLGHCQCLEPEPPADCVRAAAPWLRHVQIEDMRRGVHEHLPFGEGEIDFPPLLDALAATGYQGLTVVELPRHSHAGPDLAAASLSFLRAAAAQGGSSA; this is encoded by the coding sequence ATGACCCGCACCGCGCAGCTCGCCACCCCGCGCTGGGGATACGGCACCAACGGCCTCACCGACCTCCGCCTCGACGACGCCCTCGCCCTCCTGGCCGACCTCGGCTACGACGGCGTCGGCCTCACCCTCGACCACATGCATCTCGACCCCCTGGCCCCCGACCTCGCGGCCCGCACCCGCCGGGTCGCCCGCACCCTGCACCGCCACCACCTCACGGCCACCGTCGAGACCGGCGCCCGCTACGTCCTCGATCCACGCCGCAAACACGGCCCCTCCCTCCTCGACCCCGACCCGGACGCCCGCGCGGCCCGGGCCCGCCTGCTCGTCCGCGCGGTCCAGGTCGCCGCCGACCTGGGCGCGCACGCCGTTCACTGCTTCAGCGGCATCACCCCGGACAACACCGACCGGGACACCGCTTGGAAGCGCCTCGCCGACGCCCTCGACCCCGTCCTGAACGCCGCCGACGACGCCGGGATCCCCCTCGCCATCGAGCCCGAGCCCGGCCATCTCCTGGCCACGCTCGCCGACTTCCACCACCTGCGCCGCGCCCTCGGCAGCCCCAACGCGCTCGGCCTCACCCTCGACCTCGGCCACTGCCAGTGCCTGGAGCCCGAACCGCCCGCCGACTGCGTGCGTGCGGCGGCCCCCTGGCTGCGCCACGTCCAGATCGAGGACATGCGCCGCGGCGTCCACGAACACCTGCCCTTCGGGGAGGGGGAGATCGACTTCCCGCCCCTCCTCGACGCCCTCGCGGCCACCGGCTACCAGGGCCTGACGGTCGTCGAACTGCCCCGCCACTCCCACGCGGGCCCGGACCTCGCCGCCGCATCCCTCTCGTTCCTCCGGGCGGCCGCGGCACAAGGAGGCAGCAGCGCATGA
- the eboE gene encoding metabolite traffic protein EboE, with product MRFRHPDGSTVHLAYCTNVHPAETLDGVLAQLRDHCEPVRRRLGRDRLGIGLWLAKDAARSLTTDPAALRGLRTELERRGLEVVTLNGFPYEGFGAEEVKYRVYRPDWADPERLAHTSDLARLLAQLLPADITEGTISTLPLAWRTAYDTPRADTARTALVTLAERLDALEELTGRSIRIGLEPEPGCVVETTADAIVPLTAVDRLDRIGLCLDTCHLATSFEDPETALDGLAAAHVPVVKTQLSAALHAEHPRTPAVREALAAFDEPRFLHQTRTLTDQGLRGTDDLGPALNGAALPDATPWRAHFHVPLHAAPAAPLTSTLDVLKDTLTRLVGGPHPLTRHLEVETYTWQALPPELRPRARPQLADGIAAELTLARDLLTDLGLKELP from the coding sequence ATGCGCTTCCGCCACCCCGACGGCTCCACCGTCCACCTCGCCTACTGCACGAACGTGCATCCCGCCGAGACCCTCGACGGCGTCCTCGCCCAGCTCCGCGACCACTGCGAACCCGTCCGCCGCCGCCTCGGCCGCGACCGGCTCGGCATCGGCCTGTGGCTCGCCAAGGACGCCGCCCGCTCCCTGACCACCGACCCGGCCGCACTGCGCGGACTGCGCACCGAACTCGAACGACGCGGCCTCGAGGTCGTCACCCTCAACGGCTTCCCCTACGAGGGGTTCGGCGCCGAAGAGGTCAAGTACCGCGTGTACCGGCCCGACTGGGCCGACCCGGAACGCCTCGCCCACACCAGCGACCTGGCCCGCCTGCTCGCCCAACTGCTGCCCGCCGACATCACCGAGGGCACCATCTCCACCCTGCCGCTGGCCTGGCGCACGGCCTACGACACCCCGCGCGCCGACACCGCCCGCACCGCACTCGTCACCCTCGCCGAACGCCTCGACGCCCTCGAAGAACTCACCGGCCGATCGATCCGGATCGGCCTCGAACCCGAACCGGGCTGCGTCGTCGAGACCACCGCCGACGCCATCGTCCCGCTCACCGCCGTCGACCGGCTCGACCGCATCGGCCTGTGCCTCGACACATGCCACCTCGCCACCTCCTTCGAAGACCCGGAGACCGCACTGGACGGCCTCGCCGCCGCTCACGTCCCCGTCGTCAAAACCCAGCTCTCCGCAGCCCTGCACGCCGAACACCCCCGTACTCCCGCGGTGCGCGAAGCACTCGCCGCCTTCGACGAGCCCCGCTTCCTGCACCAGACCCGCACCCTCACCGATCAGGGACTGCGCGGCACCGACGACCTCGGCCCCGCCCTGAACGGCGCCGCGCTGCCGGACGCCACCCCCTGGCGCGCCCACTTCCACGTCCCCCTGCACGCGGCTCCCGCCGCCCCGCTCACTTCCACACTCGACGTCCTCAAGGACACGCTGACCCGCCTCGTCGGCGGCCCGCACCCGCTCACCCGCCACCTGGAGGTCGAGACCTACACCTGGCAGGCGCTCCCGCCCGAGCTGCGGCCCCGCGCCCGCCCGCAGCTCGCCGACGGCATAGCCGCCGAACTCACCCTCGCCCGCGACCTGCTGACGGACCTCGGCCTGAAGGAACTGCCATGA
- a CDS encoding OFA family MFS transporter — protein sequence MTAEPIAAGNSRSSTGARYQEITDENGRVYRIGETDRDILGHSRKFMVYLPWVAMMAISVSEYAYGSAEDTLSAAHGWTQSNTFWILSVWVFFQAGIAFPAGWLREKNILPAKRAVMLGAFLCMVGFLALSHMHNVWLAILGFGVIGGLGSGLVYSTCINMVGKWFPERKGGKTGFVNGGFAYGSLPFIFIFNYAFDTSNYHRVLDMIGAYVLVVVLVCAFFFRDPPKNWWPHDVDPLDTSGTSKRARSLAKNPPAVRQFTPMEAVRTGMLPIMWVSLVLTAGVSIFGISFQVDFAKEVGFGPLVAASSMGVMAVINGVGRAVVGWLSDIWGRKRSLVFVIVVLGLAQFGVIWAGDIKSEWLFLVFAFLSGFGGGAFYPMFAALTPDYFGENYNATNYGLVYSGKLISGLFGGGLGSMVVAAWGYNGAYALAGGISMVAAAFALLLRQPGRKEVKQAVTHA from the coding sequence ATGACGGCGGAGCCCATCGCCGCAGGAAATTCGAGATCGTCGACCGGCGCCAGGTACCAAGAGATTACCGATGAGAACGGCCGCGTCTACCGCATCGGAGAGACGGACCGCGACATCCTCGGCCATTCGCGGAAGTTCATGGTGTACCTGCCATGGGTCGCGATGATGGCCATCAGCGTTTCCGAGTACGCGTACGGCTCGGCGGAGGACACCCTGTCCGCCGCGCACGGCTGGACCCAGTCGAACACCTTCTGGATCCTGAGCGTCTGGGTGTTCTTCCAGGCGGGAATCGCCTTTCCGGCCGGGTGGCTGCGGGAGAAGAACATTCTCCCCGCCAAACGGGCCGTCATGCTGGGTGCGTTCCTGTGCATGGTCGGCTTTCTCGCCCTGTCGCACATGCACAATGTGTGGCTCGCGATCCTCGGATTCGGTGTCATCGGCGGGCTGGGCTCCGGCCTCGTCTATTCGACCTGCATCAACATGGTCGGCAAATGGTTCCCGGAGCGGAAGGGCGGAAAGACCGGATTCGTCAACGGCGGATTCGCCTACGGTTCGCTGCCGTTCATCTTCATCTTCAACTACGCCTTCGACACCTCCAACTACCACCGGGTGCTGGACATGATCGGCGCGTATGTCCTGGTGGTCGTGCTGGTCTGTGCGTTCTTCTTCCGTGATCCGCCGAAGAACTGGTGGCCCCACGACGTCGATCCGCTCGACACGTCCGGGACGAGCAAGCGCGCGAGGTCGCTGGCCAAGAATCCGCCGGCGGTGCGTCAGTTCACGCCGATGGAAGCCGTCAGGACCGGAATGCTGCCGATCATGTGGGTGAGTCTGGTGCTCACCGCGGGCGTGTCCATCTTCGGCATCTCGTTCCAGGTCGACTTCGCCAAGGAGGTCGGATTCGGACCGCTCGTCGCGGCCTCCTCGATGGGTGTCATGGCGGTCATCAACGGCGTCGGCCGGGCCGTCGTCGGCTGGCTGTCGGACATCTGGGGCCGCAAGAGGAGCCTGGTCTTCGTGATCGTCGTGCTGGGTCTCGCCCAGTTCGGCGTCATCTGGGCCGGCGACATCAAGAGCGAGTGGCTGTTCCTGGTCTTCGCGTTCCTCTCCGGCTTCGGCGGCGGCGCGTTCTACCCGATGTTCGCGGCCCTGACCCCGGACTACTTCGGCGAGAACTACAACGCGACCAACTACGGGCTCGTCTACAGCGGCAAGCTGATCAGCGGCTTGTTCGGCGGCGGGCTCGGCTCGATGGTGGTCGCCGCGTGGGGGTACAACGGGGCGTACGCGCTGGCCGGCGGGATATCCATGGTGGCGGCCGCCTTCGCGCTGCTGCTGCGCCAGCCGGGGCGCAAGGAGGTGAAGCAGGCCGTGACCCACGCCTGA
- a CDS encoding EboA domain-containing protein yields the protein MSGPTTIAALRAHLDTALPGAARAWLDQALAEAAATGPTGDDPQPSLWETRFAEAGRRTGQDHADSARVLLLHAVRADTATLTRLYAQGTADERRAVLHALPHLVPGPEGLPLVEDALRTNDTRLVAAAVGPYAAEHLPAHPWRHAVLKCLFTGVPTDTVAALGDRAHGDAELARMLGDFAQERTAAGRPVPTDLTRVLALTSPAAPTAKES from the coding sequence ATGAGCGGACCGACCACCATCGCCGCCCTCCGGGCCCACCTCGACACCGCCCTGCCCGGCGCCGCCCGCGCCTGGCTCGACCAGGCCCTCGCCGAAGCGGCGGCCACCGGCCCGACCGGCGACGACCCACAGCCCTCGCTCTGGGAAACACGGTTCGCCGAGGCCGGCCGGCGCACCGGCCAGGACCACGCCGACTCCGCCCGCGTCCTGCTGCTGCACGCCGTCCGCGCCGACACCGCCACCCTCACCCGCCTGTACGCGCAGGGCACCGCCGACGAACGCCGCGCCGTCCTGCACGCCCTGCCCCATCTCGTCCCGGGCCCCGAGGGCCTGCCCCTCGTCGAGGACGCCCTGCGTACCAACGACACCCGCCTGGTCGCCGCCGCCGTCGGCCCGTACGCCGCCGAGCACCTGCCCGCCCACCCGTGGCGGCACGCCGTCCTCAAGTGCCTGTTCACCGGGGTGCCCACCGACACCGTCGCCGCACTGGGGGATCGGGCCCACGGCGACGCCGAACTCGCCCGCATGCTCGGGGACTTCGCGCAGGAGCGCACCGCGGCGGGCCGTCCCGTCCCCACCGACCTGACCCGGGTCCTCGCCCTGACCTCCCCGGCAGCCCCCACGGCGAAGGAGTCCTGA
- a CDS encoding nucleotide pyrophosphatase/phosphodiesterase family protein: protein MDTPARPTPLLVLDVVGLTPRLLEHMPHIKALGQSGTRASLGTVLPAVTCAAQSTFLTGTMPSEHGIVGNGWYFRELGDVLLWRQHNGLVAGDKLWDAARRAHPGYTVANICWWYAMGADTDITITPRPVYYADGRKEPDCYTRPPALHDELTEKFGTFPLFHFWGPGADLVSSQWIIDATRHVMATRHPDLTLCYLPHLDYDLQRFGPDDPRSHQAATALDTALAPLLADAETEGRTVVALSEYGITRVERAVDINRVLRRAGLLEVHTQDGMEYLDPMASRAFAVADHQIAHIYVRRPEDLDATRAALDGLPGIDQLLDDEGKKAHHLDHPRSGELVAVAEPDAWFTYYYWLDDARAPDFAQLVEIHRKPGYDPVELFMDPHDPYVKVKAATALARKKLGLRYRMAVVPLDPSPIRGSHGRLPADTDSDDGPVLISSTPHAFPGRVPATAVKSLLLELAGLG, encoded by the coding sequence ATGGACACGCCCGCCCGGCCGACGCCCCTCCTCGTCCTGGACGTCGTCGGCCTCACCCCGCGCCTGCTCGAGCACATGCCGCACATCAAGGCCCTCGGCCAGTCCGGCACCCGGGCGTCCCTCGGCACCGTGCTGCCCGCGGTGACCTGCGCCGCCCAGTCCACGTTCCTGACCGGCACCATGCCCTCCGAGCACGGCATCGTCGGCAACGGCTGGTACTTCCGTGAACTCGGCGACGTCCTGCTCTGGCGCCAGCACAACGGCCTCGTCGCCGGCGACAAACTCTGGGACGCCGCCCGCCGCGCCCACCCCGGCTACACGGTCGCCAACATCTGCTGGTGGTACGCCATGGGCGCCGACACCGACATCACCATCACCCCCCGTCCCGTCTACTACGCCGACGGCCGCAAGGAACCCGACTGCTACACCCGGCCCCCGGCCCTGCACGACGAACTCACCGAGAAATTCGGCACCTTCCCCCTCTTCCACTTCTGGGGCCCGGGCGCCGACCTCGTCTCCAGCCAGTGGATCATCGACGCCACCCGGCACGTCATGGCCACCCGCCACCCCGACCTGACCCTGTGCTACCTCCCGCACCTCGACTACGACCTCCAGCGCTTCGGCCCCGACGACCCCCGCTCCCACCAGGCCGCCACCGCACTCGACACCGCCCTGGCCCCCCTGCTCGCCGACGCCGAGACCGAGGGCCGCACCGTCGTCGCCCTGTCCGAGTACGGCATCACCCGCGTCGAACGAGCCGTCGACATCAACCGCGTCCTGCGCCGGGCCGGCCTGCTCGAGGTCCACACACAGGACGGCATGGAGTACCTCGACCCGATGGCCTCACGCGCCTTCGCCGTCGCCGACCACCAGATCGCCCACATCTACGTGCGCCGCCCCGAAGACCTCGACGCCACCCGCGCGGCCCTCGACGGTCTGCCCGGCATCGACCAACTCCTCGACGACGAGGGCAAGAAGGCCCACCACCTCGACCACCCGCGCTCCGGCGAACTCGTCGCCGTCGCCGAACCCGACGCCTGGTTCACGTACTACTACTGGCTCGACGACGCCCGCGCGCCCGACTTCGCGCAGCTCGTCGAGATCCACCGCAAACCCGGCTACGACCCGGTCGAACTGTTCATGGACCCCCACGACCCCTACGTCAAGGTCAAGGCCGCCACCGCACTCGCGCGCAAGAAACTCGGCCTGCGCTACCGGATGGCGGTCGTCCCGCTCGACCCGTCACCTATTCGCGGCAGCCACGGCCGCCTCCCCGCGGACACCGACAGTGACGACGGACCAGTCCTCATCAGCTCCACCCCCCATGCGTTCCCCGGCCGCGTCCCCGCGACCGCCGTGAAGTCCCTGCTCCTTGAGCTGGCGGGCCTGGGCTGA
- a CDS encoding inositol-3-phosphate synthase codes for MSAEPSLPNPAPRFGVWLIGARGSVATTAIAGSAAVAAGLHPPTGMVTETTPFLSCGLPPLSSLVFGGHDTVDCPLPKRAEHLAEGGVLPHGLPAAVHAELAEADRQIKPGGPLTGHDDPRSQDELIDAFAADIVAFVRDQDLAGAVVVNVASTEPVPTGDTLPPSSLYAAAALRAGCPYVNFTPSSGLHHPALAADAATASVPYAGRDGKTGQTLLRSVLGPMFLHRALAVRAWSGTNLLGGGDGAALADPAAAAAKNAGKERVLTDTLGAAPQGEVHIDDVPALGDWKTAWDHIAFDGFLGARMVLQTTWQGCDSALAAPLVLDLARLLLRAHTAGLTGPRPELGFYFKDPDPGAGAALGEQYAALVDFADRLRGAR; via the coding sequence ATGTCCGCCGAACCGTCCCTCCCCAACCCCGCCCCCCGCTTCGGTGTCTGGCTGATCGGAGCACGCGGCTCCGTCGCCACGACCGCGATCGCCGGCAGCGCCGCCGTCGCTGCCGGACTCCACCCGCCGACCGGCATGGTCACCGAGACCACCCCCTTCCTCTCCTGCGGCCTGCCGCCGCTGTCCTCCCTCGTCTTCGGCGGCCACGACACCGTCGACTGCCCACTGCCCAAACGCGCCGAGCACCTCGCCGAAGGCGGCGTCCTGCCCCACGGCCTGCCCGCCGCCGTCCACGCCGAACTCGCCGAAGCCGACCGGCAGATCAAGCCCGGCGGCCCGCTGACCGGCCACGACGACCCCCGCTCGCAGGACGAGCTGATCGACGCGTTCGCCGCCGACATCGTTGCCTTCGTCCGGGACCAGGACCTCGCCGGCGCCGTCGTCGTGAACGTCGCCTCCACCGAACCCGTCCCCACCGGCGACACCCTGCCGCCCAGCTCCCTCTACGCGGCCGCCGCCCTCCGCGCCGGCTGCCCCTACGTCAACTTCACCCCCTCGTCCGGCCTGCACCACCCCGCCCTCGCGGCCGACGCCGCGACAGCCTCCGTCCCCTACGCGGGCCGCGACGGCAAGACGGGACAGACCCTCCTGCGCTCCGTGCTCGGCCCGATGTTCCTGCACCGCGCCCTCGCCGTCCGCGCCTGGTCCGGCACCAACCTCCTGGGCGGCGGCGACGGAGCCGCCCTCGCCGACCCGGCCGCGGCCGCCGCCAAGAACGCGGGCAAGGAACGCGTCCTCACCGACACCCTCGGCGCCGCCCCGCAGGGCGAGGTCCACATCGACGACGTCCCCGCCCTCGGCGACTGGAAGACCGCCTGGGACCACATCGCCTTCGACGGCTTCCTCGGCGCCCGCATGGTCCTCCAGACCACCTGGCAGGGCTGCGACTCCGCGCTCGCCGCGCCCCTCGTCCTCGACCTGGCCCGGCTCCTGCTGCGCGCGCACACCGCCGGACTCACCGGCCCGCGCCCCGAACTGGGCTTCTACTTCAAGGACCCCGACCCCGGAGCGGGCGCCGCACTCGGCGAGCAGTACGCCGCCCTGGTGGACTTCGCGGACCGCCTGCGAGGCGCCCGATGA
- a CDS encoding sugar phosphate isomerase/epimerase family protein, with protein sequence MTDSHDAPATSSTDDALRRRLGIDRRRFLSTCTAVGAGAIAAPVFGAAPSFAQPRHDDHGRGHGRGHELVPADKRGIILYTVRDATGRDPLATDLPSGFREVFKELARYGYRQVEFAGYGQHANAPGGANLESVAGAKLLRSWLDEYGLRAQGNHGFIPSSWPFTQPDLDTFKKHLEIANILGMDHMGTGGDPTGSAYKADWDVAADKWNALGEIARRAGIKLYTHNHDAAYGFLLDGGPLDAQGRPTRSSGTRKLEYFLKVTDPKTVWLEMDIYWAHVAQYKFHTYTNHDGSQRKNVFDPAALVRGHTKRYPLFHAKDGTRNDTSGEGYDMVPFGTGVIDYKTFFSRVGAKNYHNPMVEQDNAPSSTDLGQSLKHAKIGYTNLAALRKK encoded by the coding sequence GTGACCGACTCCCACGACGCCCCCGCCACCTCCTCCACCGACGACGCCCTCAGACGGCGTCTCGGCATCGACCGCCGCCGCTTCCTCAGCACCTGCACGGCGGTCGGCGCGGGCGCGATCGCCGCCCCCGTCTTCGGCGCCGCCCCGTCCTTCGCCCAGCCCCGGCACGACGACCACGGCCGTGGTCACGGCCGCGGCCACGAGCTGGTGCCGGCCGACAAGCGCGGCATCATCCTCTACACCGTGCGCGACGCCACCGGCCGCGACCCGCTCGCCACCGACCTGCCCTCCGGGTTCCGCGAGGTGTTCAAGGAGCTGGCCCGCTACGGCTACCGCCAGGTCGAGTTCGCGGGCTACGGCCAGCACGCGAACGCCCCCGGCGGCGCCAACCTGGAATCGGTCGCGGGCGCCAAACTGCTGCGCTCATGGCTCGACGAGTACGGACTGCGCGCCCAGGGCAACCACGGCTTCATCCCGTCGTCGTGGCCGTTCACCCAGCCCGACCTCGACACGTTCAAGAAGCACCTGGAGATCGCGAACATCCTCGGCATGGACCACATGGGCACCGGTGGCGACCCCACCGGCAGCGCGTACAAGGCGGACTGGGACGTCGCCGCCGACAAGTGGAACGCCCTCGGCGAGATCGCCCGCCGCGCCGGGATCAAGCTCTACACCCACAACCACGACGCGGCCTACGGCTTCCTCCTGGACGGCGGGCCGCTGGACGCGCAGGGCCGCCCGACGCGGAGCTCCGGCACCCGCAAGCTGGAGTACTTCCTCAAGGTCACCGACCCGAAGACCGTCTGGCTGGAGATGGACATCTACTGGGCGCACGTCGCCCAGTACAAGTTCCACACCTACACGAACCACGACGGCTCCCAGCGGAAGAACGTCTTCGACCCGGCGGCGCTGGTCCGAGGCCACACCAAGCGCTACCCCCTGTTCCACGCCAAGGACGGCACGCGCAACGACACCAGCGGCGAGGGCTACGACATGGTGCCCTTCGGCACCGGAGTCATCGACTACAAGACCTTCTTCAGCCGGGTCGGCGCGAAGAACTACCACAACCCCATGGTCGAGCAGGACAACGCGCCCTCCTCCACGGATCTCGGCCAGTCCCTGAAGCACGCCAAGATCGGCTACACCAACCTGGCGGCCCTGCGCAAGAAGTGA
- a CDS encoding TatD family hydrolase, translating to MRIFDPHIHMTSRTTDDYEAMYEAGVRALVEPAFWLGQPRTSPASFFDYFDALLGWEPFRAAQYGIAHHCTIALNPKEANDPRCTPVLDALPRYLVKDGVVAVGEIGYDSMTPAEDTALATQLQLAADHGLPALVHTPHRDKLTGLHRTLDVVRESALPVDRVLIDHLNETTVKDAKDAGSWLGFSVYPDTKMDEDRMVEILRTYGTEKVLVNSAADWGKSDPLKTRRVGETMLKAGFDDDDVDLVLWRNPVAFYALSGRLQLEPTAPPSPTHEGNSILRGGA from the coding sequence ATGCGCATCTTCGACCCCCACATCCACATGACGTCGCGCACCACCGACGACTACGAGGCGATGTACGAGGCGGGCGTGCGCGCCCTCGTCGAACCCGCCTTCTGGCTCGGCCAGCCCCGCACCTCGCCCGCGTCCTTCTTCGACTACTTCGACGCGCTCCTCGGCTGGGAGCCCTTCCGGGCCGCGCAGTACGGCATCGCCCACCACTGCACGATCGCCCTCAACCCCAAAGAGGCCAACGACCCGCGCTGCACCCCGGTCCTCGACGCCCTGCCGCGCTACCTCGTCAAGGACGGCGTCGTCGCCGTCGGCGAGATCGGCTACGACTCGATGACCCCCGCCGAGGACACCGCCCTCGCCACCCAGCTCCAACTCGCCGCCGACCACGGCCTGCCCGCCCTGGTGCACACCCCGCACCGCGACAAACTCACCGGCCTGCACCGCACCCTCGACGTCGTCCGGGAGTCCGCGCTGCCCGTCGACCGGGTCCTGATCGACCACCTCAACGAGACCACGGTCAAGGACGCCAAGGACGCCGGGAGCTGGCTGGGCTTCTCCGTCTATCCCGACACCAAGATGGACGAGGACCGCATGGTCGAGATCCTGCGTACCTACGGCACCGAGAAGGTCCTGGTCAATTCCGCCGCCGACTGGGGAAAGAGCGACCCGCTCAAGACCCGGCGGGTCGGCGAGACGATGCTGAAGGCCGGCTTCGACGACGACGACGTCGACCTCGTCCTGTGGCGCAACCCGGTCGCCTTCTACGCGCTCAGCGGCCGGCTCCAACTCGAACCCACCGCACCACCCTCGCCCACGCACGAGGGCAACTCCATCCTCCGCGGCGGAGCGTGA
- a CDS encoding SCO3242 family prenyltransferase, which produces MTRTTLRAWAELLRLPALFTVPGDALVGTAAVGARPGCGTFLAIGSSLCLYEAGMALNDWADRAEDAIDRPHRPIPSGRIHPGSALAAAGLLTAAGVGLASRAGRVPAAISAALAATVWAYDLGLKRTPAGPVAMGAARGLDVLLGAGAAQDGGAKPLGSATGAALTMTAHTTAVTAVSRHETTGGNALAPAAALATTATLAGALLRTPVGRGAAAPLGLPGPTAYALTAARPLLHAALNPSPPLTQRAVGAGIRAMIPLQAALTARAAAPVPALLTAALAPLARRFAKKVSVT; this is translated from the coding sequence ATGACCCGGACGACCCTGCGGGCCTGGGCCGAACTCCTCAGGCTCCCCGCCCTGTTCACCGTCCCCGGCGACGCACTCGTGGGCACGGCCGCGGTGGGCGCCCGCCCCGGCTGCGGCACCTTCCTGGCCATCGGCTCCTCCCTGTGTCTGTACGAGGCGGGCATGGCCCTCAACGACTGGGCCGACCGCGCCGAGGACGCCATCGACCGGCCCCACCGGCCCATCCCCTCCGGCCGCATCCACCCCGGCAGCGCCCTCGCGGCGGCCGGACTCCTCACCGCGGCCGGAGTCGGCCTCGCCTCCCGGGCCGGGCGAGTGCCCGCGGCGATCTCGGCAGCGCTGGCGGCCACCGTCTGGGCGTACGACCTCGGCCTGAAACGCACCCCCGCCGGTCCGGTCGCCATGGGCGCGGCCCGCGGCCTCGACGTCCTGCTGGGAGCGGGCGCCGCCCAGGACGGCGGAGCCAAACCGCTGGGCTCGGCCACCGGCGCCGCTCTCACCATGACCGCGCACACCACGGCCGTCACCGCGGTGTCCCGCCACGAGACCACGGGCGGCAACGCCCTCGCACCGGCAGCGGCCCTGGCCACCACCGCCACCCTGGCCGGAGCCCTCCTCAGAACCCCGGTAGGCCGAGGCGCCGCAGCCCCCCTCGGCCTACCGGGCCCCACCGCGTACGCCCTGACCGCCGCCCGCCCCCTGCTCCACGCCGCGCTCAATCCCTCGCCACCCCTGACCCAGCGCGCCGTGGGCGCCGGCATCCGCGCGATGATCCCGCTCCAGGCAGCCCTGACGGCCCGCGCGGCAGCCCCGGTGCCGGCCCTTCTCACCGCCGCCCTCGCCCCGCTCGCCCGGCGCTTCGCGAAGAAGGTGAGCGTCACATGA